The following are encoded in a window of Sutcliffiella horikoshii genomic DNA:
- the aceA gene encoding isocitrate lyase → MRREERIAQLEESWELEQRWNGVERPYSAEEVMRLRGSIDIEHTLAKRGSQKLWDLLHTEDYVHALGALTGNQAIQQVKAGLKAIYLSGWQVAADANLSGHMYPDQSLYPANSVPHVVKRINQALQRADQIQYLEGSEEVDYFAPIVADAEAGFGGQLNVFELMKGMIESGASGVHFEDQLSSEKKCGHLGGKVLLPTQTAVKNLISARLAADVMGVPTVLIARTDADAADLITSDIDENDHAFLTGERTAEGFYRTKAGIDQAIARGLAYAPYADLIWCETSEPNLEQARAFAEAIHEKFPGKLLAYNCSPSFNWKAKLDDETIETFQQQIAQFGYKFQFVTLAGFHALNHGMFELARGYRDRGMGAYSELQQAEFESEQYGYTATRHQREVGTGYFDEVAKLVSGGTSSTTALSGSTEEAQFYQGKK, encoded by the coding sequence ATGAGAAGAGAAGAAAGAATTGCACAGTTAGAAGAAAGCTGGGAGTTAGAACAAAGATGGAATGGAGTGGAAAGACCGTATTCTGCAGAAGAAGTGATGCGTCTTAGAGGATCCATTGATATTGAACATACATTAGCAAAAAGAGGTTCACAAAAACTTTGGGATCTTCTTCATACAGAGGACTATGTGCATGCACTTGGAGCTTTAACAGGGAATCAGGCGATCCAGCAAGTGAAAGCGGGATTAAAAGCTATATATTTAAGCGGCTGGCAAGTAGCGGCAGATGCCAATCTATCCGGTCATATGTATCCTGATCAAAGTCTCTATCCTGCAAACAGTGTGCCACATGTGGTTAAACGAATCAATCAGGCATTGCAGCGTGCAGATCAGATTCAATACTTAGAAGGAAGCGAAGAGGTGGATTATTTTGCACCAATCGTTGCGGACGCAGAAGCAGGCTTCGGTGGTCAACTGAATGTATTTGAGTTAATGAAAGGCATGATCGAGTCTGGTGCTTCCGGTGTTCACTTCGAGGACCAATTGTCTTCTGAGAAAAAGTGTGGGCATCTTGGTGGGAAAGTATTATTGCCAACTCAAACGGCTGTGAAAAACCTAATCTCAGCACGTCTCGCAGCTGATGTAATGGGTGTGCCGACAGTCTTGATTGCAAGAACTGATGCGGATGCGGCAGATCTTATTACAAGTGATATTGATGAGAACGATCATGCTTTCTTGACTGGTGAGAGAACTGCGGAAGGGTTCTACCGAACAAAGGCTGGCATTGATCAAGCGATAGCTCGTGGCCTTGCTTATGCACCTTATGCGGATTTGATCTGGTGTGAAACGTCCGAACCGAATCTAGAACAAGCAAGAGCTTTTGCGGAAGCCATTCACGAAAAGTTCCCTGGCAAACTGTTGGCTTATAACTGTTCACCTTCTTTCAACTGGAAAGCAAAATTGGATGATGAAACGATTGAAACATTCCAGCAGCAGATTGCCCAGTTCGGCTATAAATTCCAGTTTGTAACTTTAGCAGGATTCCATGCCTTGAATCATGGCATGTTCGAGCTTGCAAGAGGATATCGTGACCGTGGGATGGGAGCATATTCCGAGTTGCAACAAGCCGAGTTCGAAAGTGAGCAATATGGCTATACAGCAACCCGTCATCAGCGCGAAGTTGGTACAGGATACTTCGATGAAGTAGCAAAGCTTGTTTCCGGTGGCACATCTTCCACAACCGCACTGAGCGGCTCAACAGAAGAAGCGCAATTTTATCAAGGGAAAAAGTAA